One region of Flavobacterium pisciphilum genomic DNA includes:
- a CDS encoding sensor histidine kinase gives MNTKDRDLHRAFIAFFWCLLGITIWAQMIEDYDIVSTTYQTVFILLFSSIFAHFLSDVMLPKALRKNKMRPFVVQGILMVLALAFFFALITTIFSNDASRMKLYPDEDGSNWFLFLWARFYSSIPSALLINGTTCGLRFYQEHNIIEKNHARLKRAHLEAQIKILQDQINPHLMFNILNHIHILMQSNVKLASDLLIQFSDILRYQLYECNKEYVPLHLEIKYLKDLVAVERTRWGDELEVETKWNIEDGKIQIVPLLLVPLIENAFKHVSRLPSQKGYVHLTCEQNNKQLVFKIENSYTEQYKVPSKSQGLGLENVKKRLAIQYPDRYELKINKTDSDFKVMLVLNLQ, from the coding sequence ATGAATACAAAAGACAGAGATTTACATAGGGCATTTATTGCCTTTTTTTGGTGCCTGTTAGGGATAACCATTTGGGCACAAATGATTGAGGATTATGATATTGTATCAACTACTTATCAAACCGTTTTTATATTATTATTTTCAAGTATTTTTGCTCATTTTCTTAGTGATGTAATGCTTCCTAAGGCATTACGCAAAAATAAAATGCGACCATTTGTAGTACAAGGGATTCTTATGGTTTTGGCTTTGGCATTTTTTTTCGCATTGATTACTACTATTTTTTCCAATGACGCTTCAAGAATGAAATTATATCCTGATGAGGATGGTTCGAATTGGTTTCTTTTCCTATGGGCGAGATTTTACAGCAGTATTCCTTCAGCACTTTTAATTAATGGTACAACCTGTGGTCTTCGATTTTATCAAGAGCACAACATCATTGAAAAGAACCATGCACGATTAAAACGCGCACATCTTGAAGCACAAATAAAAATTTTGCAGGATCAGATTAATCCACATTTGATGTTTAATATCCTCAATCATATTCATATTTTGATGCAAAGTAATGTGAAATTAGCTTCGGACTTATTGATTCAGTTTTCGGATATTCTCAGGTATCAATTGTATGAATGCAACAAAGAATATGTTCCGCTACATCTAGAGATTAAATACCTAAAAGATTTAGTTGCTGTCGAGAGAACAAGATGGGGTGATGAGTTGGAAGTGGAAACAAAATGGAATATAGAAGATGGGAAAATCCAAATTGTACCTTTACTCTTAGTACCTTTAATTGAGAATGCCTTTAAGCACGTTTCAAGATTACCAAGCCAAAAAGGGTATGTTCATTTAACTTGTGAACAAAACAACAAACAACTCGTTTTTAAAATAGAAAACTCATACACTGAACAATATAAAGTCCCGTCTAAAAGCCAAGGGTTGGGTCTTGAGAATGTTAAAAAAAGACTTGCGATTCAGTATCCAGATCGATACGAGTTAAAAATAAATAAAACCGATTCAGATTTTAAAGTTATGCTAGTTTTGAATCTACAATGA
- a CDS encoding porin family protein → MKIHKLVLLTTLFLLSLISSKLHAQSPLPIHFGIKGGANYSELPVSGGFDSKYASGYFGGAMARFDVGRFYIQNEILYSEKSSKIEKTSLMGAQNVKWKSIEIPLVIGYKVIDVEAFNVRVFGGGVYSYVVDENITSLNQLKNSFGKFNKSNIGYQVGAGVEMWKFTLDFTYQGGLNNISKDFSSKANSFNVGIGYFIF, encoded by the coding sequence ATGAAAATTCACAAATTAGTATTGTTGACTACACTTTTCTTATTAAGCTTAATTTCAAGCAAACTTCATGCACAATCTCCATTACCAATTCATTTTGGTATAAAAGGAGGTGCAAATTATTCAGAGCTACCAGTTTCTGGTGGATTTGATTCTAAATACGCATCTGGTTATTTTGGAGGTGCAATGGCACGTTTTGATGTAGGGAGGTTTTATATCCAAAATGAAATTTTGTATAGTGAGAAATCTTCTAAAATTGAAAAGACTTCTTTAATGGGAGCGCAAAATGTAAAATGGAAAAGCATTGAGATTCCATTAGTTATTGGTTATAAAGTGATCGATGTTGAAGCTTTTAATGTGAGAGTTTTTGGAGGTGGAGTTTACTCTTATGTTGTTGATGAAAACATTACGTCTTTGAACCAGTTAAAAAACTCATTTGGAAAATTTAATAAGTCTAATATAGGATATCAGGTTGGAGCAGGAGTAGAGATGTGGAAGTTTACTTTGGACTTTACTTATCAAGGTGGTTTAAATAACATAAGTAAAGACTTTAGTTCTAAAGCAAATTCATTTAATGTAGGTATTGGGTATTTTATATTTTAA
- a CDS encoding NAD(P)-dependent oxidoreductase — protein sequence MKIAIIGATGFVGSTILNELANRKHEITAIARNPKDSTNVTWVTADILNTKELAAILKGNDVVVSAFNAGWTNPNLYADFIAGSKSIQEAVKQSGVKRFITIGGAGSLFVAPNLQAVDTPDFPKEYYAGASAARDYLNILKEEKDLDWAFFSPAFEMHPGITTGRTGKYRLGLDNPVFDENQRSILSVEDLAVVIADEVETPKHHQVRFTAAY from the coding sequence ATGAAAATCGCAATTATCGGAGCAACAGGTTTTGTTGGCTCAACAATCTTAAACGAATTAGCAAATCGCAAACACGAAATTACTGCTATTGCAAGAAATCCTAAAGATTCTACCAATGTAACTTGGGTAACAGCAGATATCTTAAACACAAAAGAATTAGCAGCTATCCTAAAAGGAAATGATGTTGTAGTTAGCGCTTTCAATGCTGGATGGACTAACCCAAATCTTTATGCTGATTTCATTGCTGGTTCAAAATCTATTCAGGAAGCTGTAAAACAATCAGGAGTGAAACGTTTTATCACAATTGGTGGTGCAGGAAGTTTATTTGTGGCTCCAAATCTACAAGCTGTAGATACACCTGATTTTCCAAAAGAATATTATGCAGGAGCATCGGCTGCAAGAGATTATTTGAATATTTTGAAAGAGGAAAAAGACTTGGATTGGGCATTTTTTAGCCCTGCTTTCGAAATGCATCCAGGAATCACCACAGGAAGAACTGGTAAATATCGCTTAGGATTAGATAATCCTGTTTTTGATGAAAATCAAAGAAGTATTTTATCTGTAGAAGATTTGGCAGTAGTTATAGCTGATGAAGTTGAAACTCCTAAACATCACCAAGTACGTTTTACTGCAGCATATTAA
- a CDS encoding MATE family efflux transporter gives MNFSQYTKEFSYNIKLAYPIILGMVGHTLIGIVDNIMVGKLGSTELAAVSLGNSMIFIAMSLGIGFSTAITPIVAEGDAEKNPDKIRGAFHHGLFLCTVLGLMLFGVIVLAKPLMELLQQPADVIVLAKPYLDWVAFSLIPLIMYQGYKQFADGLSLTKYSMYAMVMANVLHIGINYLLIYGIWIFPKMGIIGAALGTVISRIFLVMFMHIMISRRAELKRYFQGFSFDQIKKETIKKIISIGFPSAMQMLFEVVLFASSIWLSGNIGKTSQAANQVALSLASMTFMFAMGLSVTSMIRVSNQRGLNNYKNLVVVARSIFLLAIIIETVFAILFVVFHNYLPDIFLNMENREQMLDNNEVIAIASKLLLIAAVFQIFDGIQVVVLGALRGLQDVKIPMYITFVAYWIIGFPISYYLAEYTDLKAEGVWIGLLAGLTAAAIFLYIRFHYLTKKLINNSVSNS, from the coding sequence GTGAACTTTTCTCAATACACAAAAGAATTTTCTTATAATATAAAATTAGCATATCCCATAATATTAGGAATGGTTGGACATACCCTTATCGGTATTGTTGATAATATAATGGTAGGGAAATTAGGAAGTACAGAACTAGCGGCAGTTTCGTTAGGAAACAGTATGATTTTTATTGCCATGTCATTAGGAATTGGATTTTCGACCGCAATAACTCCTATAGTTGCTGAAGGGGATGCTGAGAAGAACCCCGATAAAATCCGCGGAGCATTTCATCATGGATTGTTTTTGTGTACAGTTTTAGGACTAATGCTTTTTGGGGTAATTGTTTTGGCAAAGCCATTAATGGAATTACTACAACAACCAGCCGATGTAATTGTTCTTGCAAAACCGTATCTTGACTGGGTCGCTTTTTCATTGATTCCTTTAATCATGTATCAGGGGTACAAGCAATTTGCTGATGGACTTTCGCTTACAAAATACTCGATGTATGCTATGGTTATGGCAAACGTACTACACATAGGTATAAACTATTTATTGATTTATGGTATCTGGATTTTTCCAAAGATGGGAATTATCGGAGCTGCTTTAGGTACTGTAATCTCAAGAATATTTTTGGTGATGTTCATGCATATTATGATTTCGAGAAGAGCCGAATTAAAACGTTATTTCCAAGGTTTTAGTTTTGACCAAATCAAAAAAGAAACAATTAAAAAAATTATAAGTATAGGATTCCCATCTGCCATGCAAATGCTTTTTGAAGTTGTATTGTTTGCATCATCAATTTGGTTATCTGGTAATATTGGTAAAACCAGTCAAGCAGCCAATCAAGTTGCGTTGAGTTTAGCTTCGATGACTTTTATGTTTGCCATGGGATTAAGTGTAACTTCCATGATTAGGGTTAGTAATCAAAGAGGACTGAATAATTATAAAAATCTAGTGGTAGTGGCACGTTCTATCTTTTTACTTGCGATTATAATCGAAACAGTTTTTGCAATTTTGTTTGTAGTATTCCATAATTACTTGCCAGATATCTTCTTGAATATGGAAAATAGGGAACAAATGCTGGATAATAATGAGGTAATAGCTATTGCATCAAAGTTACTTTTAATAGCGGCAGTTTTCCAAATTTTTGATGGAATTCAAGTAGTTGTCCTAGGAGCATTACGTGGATTGCAAGATGTCAAAATTCCAATGTATATTACATTTGTAGCCTATTGGATTATCGGTTTTCCTATTTCATACTATTTAGCTGAATATACCGATTTAAAAGCAGAAGGAGTTTGGATAGGTCTTTTGGCAGGATTAACTGCAGCGGCTATATTTTTGTATATTCGTTTTCATTACCTGACAAAAAAATTAATCAATAATTCAGTTTCAAATTCATAA
- a CDS encoding LTA synthase family protein: MKKFAFLKPIFNFIAIGLLITTLSRIFLFFIFKDRVVETPNFWYIFPIGLRMDLILLCYLSFLPALLVTLLPNNCIKFTNKFLVFYSFLFLFLILFVELATPDFVKQYDTRPNKIFLDYLIYPREVVGMLLKSYLVSIIVTFIILGVVLYFAFKKGKKYFHTHPADYKFKLIIFPLVAFLLFFGARSSLTSKRPINASNAVFSTDQLTNTLGLNSFYTVAFAAYSIKNEGNTKMYGKMEEAEAIARVKKYMTVNPDAFTDPEIPFLHIQNPDTLLKRPYNLVIFLQESLGAEYVGILGGKPLTPEFDKLSKEGLLFTNLYCTGTRSVRGIEAVVTGFLPSPSESVVKLGNSQQGFFTLADALKQKGYETSFIYGGMANFDNMASFFNGNGFQDIVDQEDFDGDGHKYAFKGTWGYSDEDLVVKANNYFKAKGDKPFFSLMFSTSNHEPFEYPEGRIKPYDKKSATVNNAMKYADFSIGKFFEMAKKEAYFKNTIFIVIADHNTRTYGKNLVPINKFHIPALIMGPGVPKGKAYDKLASQIDIPPTLLSYVGAQFETPMVGRNLTQIGPDVKGRSIMQFNDINAFRVENKVVIMQPNLKPLQFEIKNDTTLVPVKLDEELAKDALAHVVTAGNLYKQNKYKLRKKK; the protein is encoded by the coding sequence ATGAAAAAATTCGCTTTCTTAAAACCTATTTTTAATTTTATAGCAATTGGGCTGCTAATTACTACATTAAGTCGAATATTTTTATTTTTTATATTTAAGGATAGAGTAGTTGAAACTCCAAATTTCTGGTACATTTTCCCAATTGGGTTGCGAATGGACTTGATATTACTATGTTATTTGTCATTTTTACCAGCGCTATTGGTTACTTTGTTACCGAATAACTGCATCAAATTCACCAATAAGTTCTTGGTGTTTTATAGTTTCTTATTTCTTTTTCTGATTCTTTTTGTAGAATTGGCGACACCAGATTTTGTGAAACAATACGACACACGTCCAAACAAGATATTCTTGGATTATTTGATATACCCAAGAGAAGTAGTAGGGATGCTACTAAAAAGTTATTTGGTTTCTATCATTGTTACTTTTATAATTTTAGGAGTTGTATTGTATTTTGCTTTTAAGAAAGGAAAGAAATACTTTCATACTCATCCAGCAGATTATAAGTTCAAATTAATTATATTCCCATTAGTGGCTTTTTTATTGTTCTTTGGAGCACGTTCTAGTCTTACATCTAAGCGACCAATTAATGCCAGTAATGCGGTTTTTTCTACAGATCAGTTAACGAATACGTTAGGTTTAAATTCATTTTATACAGTAGCTTTTGCAGCTTACTCTATTAAAAATGAAGGAAACACTAAGATGTATGGTAAAATGGAGGAAGCAGAAGCGATTGCTCGTGTAAAAAAATACATGACGGTAAATCCGGATGCTTTTACAGATCCAGAAATTCCATTTCTACACATTCAAAACCCCGACACACTTTTAAAACGACCATACAATTTGGTTATCTTTTTACAAGAAAGTCTTGGAGCAGAATATGTTGGGATTTTAGGAGGTAAGCCATTAACTCCAGAGTTTGATAAGCTTTCAAAAGAAGGCTTACTTTTTACTAATTTATATTGCACAGGAACGCGTAGTGTTCGAGGAATTGAAGCTGTTGTTACAGGATTTCTTCCTTCTCCATCAGAGAGTGTAGTGAAATTAGGAAACTCACAACAAGGATTTTTTACCTTGGCAGATGCCCTAAAACAAAAAGGATACGAAACGAGTTTCATCTATGGAGGAATGGCTAATTTTGATAATATGGCTTCTTTCTTTAACGGAAATGGATTTCAAGATATCGTAGATCAAGAAGATTTTGATGGCGATGGACATAAATATGCGTTTAAAGGAACTTGGGGATATTCAGATGAAGATTTAGTTGTAAAAGCAAATAATTATTTCAAAGCCAAAGGTGATAAACCATTCTTTTCATTAATGTTTTCTACTTCTAATCACGAGCCATTTGAGTATCCTGAAGGAAGAATTAAACCATACGATAAGAAATCTGCAACGGTTAATAACGCTATGAAATATGCCGATTTTTCGATTGGAAAATTCTTCGAAATGGCTAAAAAAGAAGCTTATTTTAAAAACACTATTTTCATTGTAATTGCCGATCACAATACAAGAACATACGGAAAGAATTTAGTGCCAATAAACAAGTTCCATATTCCAGCATTAATTATGGGACCTGGTGTTCCTAAAGGGAAAGCCTACGATAAATTAGCTAGTCAGATTGATATTCCGCCTACTTTATTAAGTTACGTTGGTGCACAGTTTGAAACGCCAATGGTAGGAAGAAACTTAACTCAAATTGGTCCAGATGTAAAAGGAAGATCAATCATGCAGTTTAATGATATCAATGCTTTTAGAGTAGAGAATAAGGTTGTAATCATGCAACCAAATTTAAAACCACTACAATTTGAAATTAAAAATGATACTACTTTAGTTCCTGTTAAACTAGACGAAGAACTTGCAAAAGATGCTTTGGCACATGTAGTAACAGCAGGAAATCTATACAAACAGAATAAGTATAAACTTAGAAAGAAGAAGTAG
- a CDS encoding Rrf2 family transcriptional regulator has protein sequence MISGKFAITTHILTLLSKFPNDYLSSEYIAGSINLNPVLVRKEISNLKKNHIVESKEGKNGGTRLLKPAAEITLLEIFKMTFDTVNLGYAKNQPNPDCPVGKKINENLDLLYADINEKINAQLSTITLENFSNQF, from the coding sequence ATGATTTCAGGTAAGTTTGCCATAACGACACATATTCTAACTCTACTCTCAAAATTCCCCAATGATTATCTATCATCGGAATACATTGCGGGTAGCATTAATTTGAATCCTGTTTTGGTAAGAAAAGAAATTTCAAACCTAAAAAAGAATCATATTGTAGAGAGCAAGGAAGGTAAAAATGGTGGTACACGGTTATTAAAACCAGCAGCTGAAATTACTTTACTTGAAATTTTTAAAATGACTTTTGATACTGTAAATCTTGGTTATGCAAAGAATCAACCTAATCCAGATTGTCCAGTTGGAAAGAAAATAAACGAAAATCTAGACTTATTATATGCTGATATCAACGAAAAAATAAATGCGCAATTAAGCACAATCACATTAGAAAATTTTTCAAATCAATTCTAA
- a CDS encoding LytR/AlgR family response regulator transcription factor: protein MNMKCLVIDDEPIARNGIVDFISKIDFLDVIGTCASALEATSYIQEKQVDLMFLDINMPYLSGLEFLESLDNPPLVIFTTAYSEHALDGYRLQVVDYLLKPITFQRFYQASLKAKQWHQMVGTSKQPQLDPFLYVRQEEGFQKISWVDILYIEGMQNYAKLHFKDKVLVIHQTMISLEETLPAAIFFRIHKSFLVNITHIDSVSGGRLFVKGQELPISRTRREELLKEVVYKNLLSR from the coding sequence ATGAATATGAAATGCCTTGTAATAGATGATGAGCCTATAGCTAGAAATGGGATTGTAGATTTCATTTCTAAGATTGATTTTCTGGATGTAATAGGTACTTGTGCTTCGGCTCTTGAAGCCACTTCATACATTCAGGAGAAGCAGGTAGACTTGATGTTTCTGGATATTAATATGCCTTATCTTTCGGGATTAGAGTTTTTAGAGTCTTTGGATAATCCGCCATTGGTGATTTTTACAACAGCCTATTCTGAACATGCTTTGGATGGATATCGCCTGCAAGTGGTTGATTATTTGCTAAAACCTATTACGTTTCAACGTTTTTACCAAGCTTCTTTAAAAGCCAAGCAATGGCATCAAATGGTTGGTACTTCTAAACAACCCCAGTTAGATCCGTTTCTTTATGTACGTCAAGAAGAGGGGTTTCAAAAAATATCATGGGTTGATATTTTATATATTGAAGGAATGCAGAATTACGCCAAATTGCATTTTAAAGATAAAGTACTTGTAATTCATCAGACTATGATTTCTCTAGAAGAAACACTTCCAGCGGCTATTTTCTTTAGAATCCATAAATCGTTTTTAGTAAATATTACCCATATCGATTCTGTTTCTGGTGGACGTTTGTTTGTAAAAGGACAAGAACTACCTATTTCAAGAACTCGTAGAGAGGAGTTGTTGAAAGAGGTAGTCTATAAAAATTTATTAAGCAGATAG
- the meaB gene encoding methylmalonyl Co-A mutase-associated GTPase MeaB, translating into MSTHKKQGSSLNEKPGISQPEITSGASIEQIQRFRRIQPSAQELVSGILSGNITALSRAITLIESTNPDHLAKANEIINSCLPHANQSVRIGITGVPGVGKSTFIEAFGKQLTGLGKKLAVLAVDPSSSFSHGSILGDKTRMEELVKDENAFIRPSASGETLGGVARKTRETIILCEAAGFDTILIETVGVGQSETAVHSMVDFFLLLKIAGAGDELQGIKRGIMEMADAIVINKADGDNIKKARLAKTEFNRALHLFPAKKSGWQPTVSTCSAITHEGIPEVWQTILDYLEMAKNTYYFQEKRKEQNQFWMMEAINEQLKNNFYNHPEIISQLDKNKKAVQNDELSPFAAASVLLELYFSKRF; encoded by the coding sequence TTGTCAACACATAAAAAACAAGGAAGTAGTTTAAATGAAAAACCTGGAATTTCACAACCTGAAATCACCAGCGGAGCATCAATTGAGCAAATTCAACGTTTTAGACGAATTCAACCTTCTGCACAAGAATTAGTTTCTGGTATCTTATCTGGTAACATAACCGCTTTAAGCAGAGCAATTACTCTAATAGAAAGTACCAATCCTGATCATTTAGCCAAAGCAAATGAAATAATTAACAGCTGCTTGCCTCATGCCAATCAATCGGTTCGAATAGGAATTACCGGAGTTCCCGGCGTTGGAAAAAGTACTTTTATTGAAGCTTTTGGTAAACAACTCACCGGATTAGGAAAAAAACTAGCTGTATTAGCAGTCGATCCTAGTAGTTCATTTTCACACGGTAGTATCCTAGGCGATAAAACCCGAATGGAAGAACTCGTTAAAGATGAAAATGCTTTTATCCGTCCTAGTGCTTCAGGAGAAACCCTTGGTGGTGTTGCTCGAAAAACCAGAGAAACCATTATACTTTGTGAAGCAGCTGGATTTGATACAATATTAATTGAAACGGTAGGTGTTGGTCAAAGCGAAACCGCAGTTCACAGCATGGTTGATTTTTTCTTATTACTAAAAATTGCTGGTGCTGGCGATGAATTACAAGGCATCAAAAGAGGAATCATGGAAATGGCTGATGCTATAGTCATTAACAAAGCCGATGGCGATAACATTAAGAAAGCAAGACTTGCCAAAACAGAATTCAATAGAGCATTGCACTTATTCCCTGCCAAAAAATCTGGATGGCAACCTACAGTATCTACCTGTAGTGCTATTACTCACGAAGGAATTCCTGAAGTATGGCAAACAATTCTTGATTATCTTGAAATGGCAAAAAACACTTACTATTTTCAAGAAAAAAGAAAAGAACAAAATCAGTTTTGGATGATGGAAGCCATAAATGAGCAATTAAAAAACAACTTCTACAATCATCCCGAAATCATATCCCAACTTGATAAAAACAAAAAAGCAGTGCAAAATGATGAGCTTTCACCCTTTGCTGCAGCTAGTGTTTTATTGGAGTTGTATTTTAGTAAAAGGTTCTAA
- a CDS encoding DUF6268 family outer membrane beta-barrel protein, translating to MKKTVFYLSQLFLFLLLSISAKAQSGISGEAKIDYVPFSNYVRPIDSSKTDATSNFKRAQITLEVPISLEMDKYNNPRLWSIGVQGGYAKMENRDYNTTTLPEVLPNGFPTEILNAQIGVKHLRSISKSWSLLIMASVGVYTDLEQINKDDVLIQGGVLFIKQFNPNLALGVGPVLTNSFGVPMVLPGIYFNWESHSPLHFKINFPEGLELGYRMNEKLDLNAVVELGGMTAETNIGGKSTLLGYQQIIAGIKPRVKLGKYWTLEPTVGSTLFRSFTTNNRKIKDIFREKDLADPRFTTTFYGAVALKWKF from the coding sequence ATGAAAAAAACTGTTTTTTATTTATCGCAACTATTTCTTTTCCTATTGCTGTCAATTTCTGCGAAAGCACAATCGGGTATATCAGGAGAAGCAAAAATCGATTATGTTCCATTTTCTAATTATGTTCGACCAATTGACAGCTCAAAAACCGATGCAACAAGTAATTTTAAAAGAGCTCAGATAACTCTTGAGGTTCCCATTTCTTTAGAAATGGATAAATACAACAATCCTAGACTATGGTCAATTGGAGTTCAAGGAGGGTATGCCAAAATGGAAAATAGAGATTATAACACGACAACTCTTCCTGAAGTATTACCAAATGGATTCCCTACAGAGATTTTGAATGCTCAAATCGGTGTCAAGCACTTACGATCAATTTCTAAGTCTTGGTCGCTGTTAATAATGGCTTCTGTTGGGGTTTATACTGATCTAGAGCAAATCAACAAAGATGATGTCTTGATTCAAGGAGGGGTGCTTTTCATCAAACAATTCAATCCTAATTTAGCTTTGGGTGTGGGACCAGTACTTACCAATAGTTTTGGTGTTCCAATGGTACTTCCTGGAATTTATTTTAATTGGGAATCTCATAGTCCGTTGCATTTTAAAATCAACTTCCCAGAAGGATTGGAATTAGGTTACCGAATGAATGAAAAACTTGACTTAAATGCTGTTGTTGAATTAGGCGGAATGACAGCGGAAACCAATATAGGCGGAAAATCGACATTATTGGGTTACCAACAAATTATTGCTGGTATTAAACCACGAGTAAAATTGGGCAAATATTGGACATTAGAACCTACTGTTGGGTCAACTTTGTTTCGTTCGTTTACGACCAATAACCGAAAAATAAAAGATATTTTTAGAGAAAAAGACCTAGCTGACCCAAGATTCACCACTACTTTCTACGGAGCAGTAGCCCTTAAGTGGAAGTTTTAA